Genomic window (Chloroflexota bacterium):
CGAGTATGGGTCAATGCCGACGTACAACTCGCCCCATGAGGTCATTTCGATGGCGTCAATATCCCCTTCGATAATGCTGGCGGCATTTTCCAGGCGGGGATCGGGGAAGTGAGGCATGACCACCAATCCACCCTGCTTTTTGCACTGCCGCGCCCACTCCGTCAGCAAGACCGCAACCGGATCGCCCAGTGCCGACTCGTCCGGGCCGCCGCTGCACAGGGGGACGATGATGCTGCCCTGGTAGCCCAGCAGGGAGATATGCCCCAGCACATGCTGGCGATTTTCCGTGCCTACGCGCACCAGATATTCGCCGTCGCCGCCTGCTTCTTTAGACCCCCAGGTGGTCCTGCCATCGAAATCGCCCACGTTGGTCATCAACTCGCCCCACTGGCTGGCCAGCAGGTTGATGACATTCACCCCTTCAGCGCTGCCCTCCAGCAGGCTGGTGGTGGGCGAAAGGAAATGGACGTGGGTATCGGCCGTAACCCAGCCTTTTTCACGCCAGTGCAGCGCCCTTTCGATTTTGAGGGTGATGGTTTCGGTATCGGCGGTTACTTCGATGATGGTGCGTAGCGGCCGTATCTCAAACCCCTTTGATACCTCCACATACACCTGTCCCAAAGGCAGATCAATTACCGTCTCGCCAGGGATATAGGTCGAATAATGGGCTCGATCGGGCTCGGCCCGGGCGGTATGCACATAATCCACGCTATAATCCTCAAACCATGCGCTGTTGGGGATGCGGTGGCGGTCGATCGGTGCCAGGTATTCGCCCCACTCGCCATGCACGTGCAGCCTGACAGGCACAACACGGCCGTTTTCCTTTTCTACCACCCGCAGATTGACGCGCCGGCTGGCCCGTTCCACCGGTTGCAAGATGCCGTCGGCTGCACCAGCCTCGACCTGGGCCACGGCCGTCGTATGCCCGCCGCTGAGATGAAAATTGGCGTCTGGGTGTGCGGTGTATTCGATCAGGATCTCATGGTTGGAGATGAACGGCCGCCGGTTGTTGTCGGTGTCCGGCCACTCATCCTGAGGATAGACGGGGCGGGGCACGGCTGAGATAACCTGCCCCAAATCAAGTTGAATCTGCTCGAGCAAGCCGAAATCGTTTGAATCGGGCTGGAAGGTTACGCCCTCGGGCAAAGCCAAACAGGCTTTGCGGCGGGTTTGCCAGCGCAGAGGGTTGGATGAGGCGTTCCCGGCAGAAACAGCCATCACAAGCACCGGCCCCGATACCGGCTCGAAGCGAATACCGGTTATTTCCTTGCGTGGTTGCGGGTTTTGCCACGCCCACAGCCAGTTAATCCAGGACAGACTGTTGCCGGGTTGAATGGTGCGTGTTTGTGTCCGGCCCCAGCCTCCCCGGGTCTGTTCATGTGCCGCTCGCATGGGATGCGGTTTTTGATGAGCAACCGCCTGAAAACAGTTTTCGCCCCACCGTTTGCTGAACGCTCCAATTTGATGTCGACGGCGGATGGCGGCCCGTTCTTCTGTGCCGTCGGCGTAAAGCAGGATGTAATCGGCGGTGTGTTCGGCCAGTCGCCCCTGGCCGCGCATGGGGGAGATGAAACCGTGCGCGTTGGTTTCGATGGGCGGCAGGTCAGAAGTGTGCATGAAGATGAACCACTGCGCGGTCGTCGGAGCACATTCGATGGTAACGGGTCCCTCGTTCAGCAGGAGCACGCTATCAATCTCGAAAGGGATGCCCCAACTGACGCACGACCCGCTTGGCGCGTGGTCCAATGCGGCTGCCATCCCTTCGGAAATATCTGCATCGGTCAAATCGGACAGTCTGGTGTTTCCCGCAAAGGATAGGGTTGCGAACAGGGGTGAATGAGGACCATCTTGAATTTCGGGCATGGTTTTCTCCTGGTGGTCACTTCAGCGAAGAGTAACTTCCTTCGCAAAGGACCACTTACGCTTCGCCGCGGCGAAGCAGGTAATAACCGCTGGCCGCCGGAATGAGGGGCCAGCCCTGGGTCAACACATCGTTTATCTGAAGGTTGGCCTGCGTGGCCAGAAAGCTCGCGGCAACCAGGCTCGCAACGCCTGCCATAATCCATCCGCGCGAATGACTGCTTAATCCTTGCTCAACCAATATCAACGCCAGGGCCATAACCAGTAGCCAGCCGACGGGCGTACCTGCCACCGCCTGGGCGGCGATGGCGATCAGACCGACTGCCAAAAGCCCGATGCCGGTCAGCCTGCGCAGCCAGTTTCTCCAGGAACCACCGGTGGAGTCGCCAGCCTGCTTTTTGGCTCTTCGACGCCTTCCCTTGGTGATTTGCACAACGGCGAAAAGATCGCCCATCTGGCCCGGGGTCTGCAGGCTGGGCATGCCCTTCCCCCGGAGCCGGATCGCTTGACCATGTTGCGTATCGGCGGGCAAGGTCAACCAAACAGGTTGCTCCATGGTGGGCACCTGTAGCTCGCCAGAGCTGTCCACCGTGGCCTGATCGACGTTGACTTTGACCCACAGATCATCGCCCTTGCGTTCGAACCTGGGATCGGGCGTGACTTCCATATCGAGAAAAAGGTCGCCGCGGGCGCCAAACAGGCTTCGTTGTCCCTGTCCTTGCAAGCGCAAGCGAGTGCCCGTGCTGGACCCTGCAGGGATCGTCACCTCTACCCGACGGCCGTCACTGTAGCGAAGGGTGCGTGTTGTTCCCGTGAAGGCCTCTTTCAGGGAAACCTCGGTTGACATGCGGATGTCTTTGCCGCGGGGCTGCGGCGTGCGCTGTCCGGACCCTTCTTCGCTGGCCCAGAAACTGCCAAAAAGGGCGTCGAAGAAATCGGAGAAATCGCCGCCGGAAGACTTGCGTTTGGTACGGGTGCTGCCGTAGGCAGCAGCGAAGCCGCGCAGGATGTTTTCCAGATCATCGGCGTCGATGGTTTGTGTGTAGGTGCGGCGTCGACTCTGGCGACTTCGCGTCGAAGAGTCAGTCTGCTGTGCTGTTGTTCTCTGATAGCTTTGCCGGGAGGTGGACGCGCGCCCGTAGCTCTGGGAACTCGAATAGCTTCGCTGGGTCCAACGCGCATCGAAGCTATCGTAATGTCGCCGCTTTTCGGGGTCGGACAATACGGTGTACGCCTCGTTGAGTTCCTTGAATTTTTCGGTGGCAAAAGCCTTGTTATCGTTGACGTCCGGGTGGTATTGCCTGGCCAATTTGCGGTAGGCGCTCTTTATCACCTGTTCATCCGCGCTCTTTGATACCTCTAAAATCTGATAATAATCTTTGTATTCCATTTATCATCCTATCTTGCCGAACCGACCACCGAACCTGGTAACCCGTAACTGGTAATCGGTAATCCGATCCGGAACCGCGTCAAATCCCATCTGATTACCGAACCTGGTAACCCGTAACTGGTAATCGGTAACCCGATCCGGAACCGCGTCAAATCCCATCTGATTACCGAACCTGGTAACCCGTAACTGGTAATCGGTAACCCGATCCAGAACCGTGTCGAATCCCATCCGATTACCGAATAGCGAATACCGATTACCGCTTACCGTCCACCGAACCTGGTAACCCGTAACTGGTAATCGGTAACCCGATCCAGAACCGTGTCGAATCCCATCGGATTACCGAATAGCGAATACCGATTACCGCTTACCGTCCACCGAACCTGGTAACCCGTAACCGGTAATCGGTAACCCGATCCAGAACCGTGTCGAATCCCAT
Coding sequences:
- a CDS encoding DnaJ C-terminal domain-containing protein gives rise to the protein MEYKDYYQILEVSKSADEQVIKSAYRKLARQYHPDVNDNKAFATEKFKELNEAYTVLSDPEKRRHYDSFDARWTQRSYSSSQSYGRASTSRQSYQRTTAQQTDSSTRSRQSRRRTYTQTIDADDLENILRGFAAAYGSTRTKRKSSGGDFSDFFDALFGSFWASEEGSGQRTPQPRGKDIRMSTEVSLKEAFTGTTRTLRYSDGRRVEVTIPAGSSTGTRLRLQGQGQRSLFGARGDLFLDMEVTPDPRFERKGDDLWVKVNVDQATVDSSGELQVPTMEQPVWLTLPADTQHGQAIRLRGKGMPSLQTPGQMGDLFAVVQITKGRRRRAKKQAGDSTGGSWRNWLRRLTGIGLLAVGLIAIAAQAVAGTPVGWLLVMALALILVEQGLSSHSRGWIMAGVASLVAASFLATQANLQINDVLTQGWPLIPAASGYYLLRRGEA
- a CDS encoding CehA/McbA family metallohydrolase produces the protein MPEIQDGPHSPLFATLSFAGNTRLSDLTDADISEGMAAALDHAPSGSCVSWGIPFEIDSVLLLNEGPVTIECAPTTAQWFIFMHTSDLPPIETNAHGFISPMRGQGRLAEHTADYILLYADGTEERAAIRRRHQIGAFSKRWGENCFQAVAHQKPHPMRAAHEQTRGGWGRTQTRTIQPGNSLSWINWLWAWQNPQPRKEITGIRFEPVSGPVLVMAVSAGNASSNPLRWQTRRKACLALPEGVTFQPDSNDFGLLEQIQLDLGQVISAVPRPVYPQDEWPDTDNNRRPFISNHEILIEYTAHPDANFHLSGGHTTAVAQVEAGAADGILQPVERASRRVNLRVVEKENGRVVPVRLHVHGEWGEYLAPIDRHRIPNSAWFEDYSVDYVHTARAEPDRAHYSTYIPGETVIDLPLGQVYVEVSKGFEIRPLRTIIEVTADTETITLKIERALHWREKGWVTADTHVHFLSPTTSLLEGSAEGVNVINLLASQWGELMTNVGDFDGRTTWGSKEAGGDGEYLVRVGTENRQHVLGHISLLGYQGSIIVPLCSGGPDESALGDPVAVLLTEWARQCKKQGGLVVMPHFPDPRLENAASIIEGDIDAIEMTSWGELYVGIDPYSLSDWYRYLNCGYLVPLAGGTDKMTANTAVGTIRTYARIAANTPFTYQSWMEAVRRAETFVTYGPLLEFAVDGQPMGSRIGMSASGGTVDVTWQVASVTTPMTRVELVVNGEIRESAAVSPNQAAGHWSFKVEKSGWLALLVRGHQPEQPEIIAAHSSPVMITLEGSPLLAAADAVTILEQIEGALAYVDAIGTRADEKAYKRMRLVLTSAHRTLHNRMHAQGYYHEHTPVTAHHE